One window from the genome of Desulfobaccales bacterium encodes:
- a CDS encoding menaquinone biosynthesis protein yields the protein MTAKARLGRIAYLNVLPIYFAMEHLFGENGFHLVRGTPAELNALMRRGEVDLGSISAMEYGRAFKDYLLLPDLSISSKGAVGSVLLFSRVPFNRLDARLIRVSAASASGAALVKVLMAKLFKVQPRYQTGQLADASREECAAVMAIGDEALALKAAGVMPFELDLGEAWQELTGLPFVFGVWAVRRDFAGTQPAATAALHRLLLRSRDWGLGSLTELSRIAAAPFGMSPVKVLAYFRQLNFFLSPEHEEGLATFFHYLYNLGELAEEPQLEYFRNEQ from the coding sequence ATGACGGCCAAGGCTCGTTTGGGGCGCATTGCGTATCTGAACGTGCTCCCCATCTATTTTGCCATGGAGCATCTGTTTGGCGAAAACGGCTTCCATTTGGTGCGGGGCACCCCGGCGGAGCTGAACGCGTTGATGCGCCGAGGCGAAGTGGACCTGGGCTCCATCTCCGCCATGGAGTACGGCCGCGCTTTTAAGGATTATTTGTTGCTTCCGGATTTGTCCATCAGTTCTAAAGGGGCGGTGGGCAGCGTGCTGCTGTTTAGCCGGGTGCCGTTTAACCGCCTGGACGCGCGTCTTATTCGGGTCAGCGCGGCGTCGGCCAGCGGCGCGGCGTTGGTCAAGGTCCTGATGGCCAAGCTCTTTAAGGTGCAGCCGCGCTACCAGACTGGTCAATTGGCCGATGCTTCCCGGGAGGAATGCGCTGCGGTTATGGCCATCGGCGATGAGGCCTTGGCGCTGAAAGCTGCCGGCGTCATGCCGTTTGAGCTGGACCTGGGGGAGGCCTGGCAAGAGCTTACCGGCCTGCCCTTCGTGTTTGGGGTCTGGGCCGTGCGCCGGGACTTTGCCGGGACTCAGCCCGCGGCCACCGCGGCCCTGCATCGGCTCTTGCTACGGTCCCGAGATTGGGGCCTGGGGTCTTTGACGGAGTTGAGCCGCATCGCCGCGGCTCCCTTCGGCATGAGCCCGGTCAAAGTTCTGGCCTATTTTCGTCAACTCAATTTTTTCCTGAGCCCGGAACATGAAGAAGGCCTGGCGACATTTTTCCATTATTTGTATAACTTGGGTGAACTGGCTGAGGAACCGCAGTTGGAATACTTTCGCAATGAGCAATAA
- a CDS encoding amidohydrolase family protein — protein MIAHVSKWVLPVDQPPIRDGAVVVEGDRIFALGPAAEVLRGFKGLICEHGEGAIVPGVVNSHVHLEFSALAGRVPPQVRWEDWLAATLSAYGELAPVEVEAGIGRALDALRSSGTALVGEVTNTGASWPFLKAGPLSYHLFYECLGFHLVEQFYLPEVFPFFGQPEVRATACISAAAHAPYSVSATLFKAVDAWNAERLGPQMVHLAESRAELDFLTGGNGFFEGLLRQRGRWVPEFQAPGVSPPTYLNSLEFLGSRTLAVHGAWLSAADCDLLAATGTWLVLCPRANRYTGAGMPPVPDLIQAGVNMALGTDSLAGNWDLNLFGEMLWLHQNFPAYPGDLWLRLGTLNGAQSLGRAQELGSLTPGKKAAFGFIPLQGRGDFWSELFTAGAAGKWRWLG, from the coding sequence ATGATCGCGCATGTAAGTAAATGGGTCCTGCCGGTGGATCAGCCTCCTATCCGGGATGGAGCGGTGGTGGTGGAAGGTGACCGGATTTTCGCGTTGGGTCCGGCGGCCGAAGTTTTGCGCGGCTTCAAGGGCCTGATCTGTGAACACGGTGAGGGGGCGATTGTGCCCGGCGTGGTGAACAGCCATGTCCACCTGGAGTTTTCCGCTCTGGCCGGACGGGTGCCGCCCCAGGTGCGCTGGGAGGACTGGCTGGCCGCGACCCTGTCGGCATACGGCGAACTCGCGCCGGTTGAGGTGGAGGCCGGCATCGGCCGCGCCCTTGACGCCCTGCGGTCCAGCGGCACGGCCTTAGTTGGGGAGGTAACCAACACCGGGGCGTCCTGGCCATTTCTTAAAGCCGGTCCTCTCTCCTATCACCTGTTCTATGAGTGCCTGGGGTTCCACCTGGTGGAGCAGTTTTACCTGCCTGAGGTTTTTCCCTTTTTCGGCCAGCCTGAGGTTAGGGCCACGGCTTGTATTTCCGCCGCGGCCCATGCCCCCTATTCCGTGTCCGCCACCCTGTTTAAGGCCGTGGATGCCTGGAACGCCGAACGTCTTGGGCCGCAGATGGTGCATCTGGCCGAATCCCGGGCGGAACTCGACTTCCTGACCGGCGGCAACGGCTTCTTCGAGGGCCTGTTGAGGCAACGGGGACGCTGGGTCCCGGAATTTCAAGCCCCCGGGGTGAGCCCACCAACTTACCTCAACAGCCTGGAATTTTTGGGGTCCCGGACCCTGGCGGTTCATGGGGCCTGGCTCTCCGCCGCGGATTGCGATCTTTTAGCCGCTACCGGGACCTGGCTGGTACTGTGCCCCCGAGCCAACCGCTACACCGGCGCGGGGATGCCACCGGTGCCGGACCTAATCCAAGCCGGGGTGAACATGGCCCTGGGCACCGATTCCCTGGCCGGCAACTGGGACCTGAATCTCTTTGGGGAAATGCTCTGGCTGCATCAAAACTTTCCGGCGTATCCCGGTGACTTGTGGCTGCGCCTAGGGACCTTGAACGGCGCCCAGTCCCTGGGACGGGCGCAAGAATTGGGCAGTCTCACTCCCGGCAAAAAAGCCGCCTTCGGGTTCATCCCCTTGCAGGGCAGGGGGGATTTTTGGAGTGAACTCTTTACCGCCGGGGCGGCCGGGAAGTGGCGCTGGCTGGGGTGA
- a CDS encoding MTAP family purine nucleoside phosphorylase yields the protein MKLLKLSPKMPAKVKVAVIGRVAAHRPFVARGLQCLGTEVYQTPYGASRPVHFFAHEGLSFAVLSRHGEAGYEVSAPFINARANLYALKALGVEKILAWVAPGSLREEMAPGDLVVPHDVLDEGKSGPHTFYSGVGWGFIRHNPVFCPELRVALLGVLAGMPFTVHDRAVYVATTGPRLETAAEVRKFALLGGDLVGQTLVPEVFLARELELCYVGLNYVVNYAEGLVDRPYQPGVLFEGLATAEEVDKVRAVEAAFPELILRILPALAGTAQHCPCPRLMERYRLRGDINGDWRTWVR from the coding sequence ATGAAATTGCTCAAGCTCTCCCCCAAGATGCCCGCCAAAGTGAAAGTTGCGGTGATTGGCAGGGTGGCTGCCCACCGGCCCTTCGTGGCCCGCGGTCTCCAATGTCTGGGCACCGAGGTTTACCAGACTCCCTATGGGGCCAGCCGACCGGTTCATTTTTTCGCCCACGAAGGCCTAAGCTTCGCGGTCCTTTCCCGGCACGGCGAGGCGGGATACGAGGTTTCGGCGCCGTTTATCAATGCCCGGGCCAATCTCTATGCCTTGAAGGCCCTGGGGGTGGAAAAGATCCTGGCCTGGGTGGCGCCGGGATCGCTCAGGGAAGAGATGGCTCCGGGAGATCTGGTGGTGCCCCACGATGTACTGGATGAAGGCAAGAGCGGGCCGCATACTTTCTATTCCGGAGTGGGCTGGGGCTTCATCCGGCACAACCCGGTGTTCTGCCCGGAACTCAGGGTCGCGCTGTTGGGGGTGTTGGCGGGGATGCCATTCACGGTGCACGACCGGGCGGTCTATGTGGCCACCACCGGGCCGCGCCTGGAAACCGCGGCGGAAGTCCGCAAATTTGCTCTCCTGGGCGGCGACCTGGTGGGCCAGACTCTGGTTCCCGAAGTTTTTCTAGCCCGGGAACTGGAGTTGTGCTACGTGGGCCTCAACTACGTGGTGAATTATGCCGAAGGGCTGGTGGACCGCCCTTACCAGCCGGGGGTGCTCTTTGAAGGGCTGGCCACCGCCGAGGAGGTGGACAAGGTGCGGGCGGTGGAGGCGGCTTTCCCGGAATTGATCTTGCGGATTCTGCCGGCTTTGGCTGGTACGGCGCAGCATTGCCCTTGCCCGCGTCTCATGGAACGTTATCGCCTGAGGGGCGACATCAATGGGGATTGGCGCACCTGGGTGAGATAA
- the mqnC gene encoding cyclic dehypoxanthinyl futalosine synthase, protein MSGGCDTLTEKLAVGARLVFSEACRLWDLDLLELGNWADRVRFRLNPEPRVTYVIDRNINYTNICVSACRFCAFFRSPGAAGGYVLDWDVLSAKLSELKDHGGSGVLLQGGLNPDLPLSYYLELVSFIKNSGLAVHGFSPPEIFFLAEQTGLSLTDLIRRLMNAGLSSIPGGGAEILVDRVRRQVSPNKCGSSQWLEVMAAAHRQGLKTSATMMFGHLETRAERVEHLFRIRDLQDDTGGFTAFIPWTYQPGGTDLKGETKGAVEYLKTLAISRLVLDNVPHLQVSWVTQGPKVAQVALKFGADDFGSTMLEENVVAATGVGFRLQREEIETLIRQAGYEPQVRDHRYHLLPE, encoded by the coding sequence ATGAGTGGTGGCTGCGATACTCTGACGGAAAAGCTGGCGGTAGGGGCGCGTCTGGTTTTTTCCGAGGCCTGCCGGCTGTGGGACCTGGATCTCCTGGAACTGGGGAACTGGGCGGATCGGGTCCGTTTTCGTCTCAACCCAGAGCCCCGGGTCACCTACGTCATCGACCGCAATATCAACTATACCAATATCTGTGTTTCAGCCTGCCGGTTTTGCGCCTTTTTCCGGTCGCCGGGGGCAGCGGGCGGCTATGTGCTGGACTGGGACGTTCTTTCGGCCAAGCTCTCGGAACTCAAGGACCACGGGGGGAGCGGCGTTCTGCTCCAGGGTGGTCTCAACCCCGACTTGCCGTTAAGTTATTACCTGGAACTCGTGAGCTTTATAAAAAATTCGGGTCTGGCCGTGCATGGCTTTTCTCCCCCGGAGATTTTCTTTCTGGCAGAACAAACCGGCCTAAGTTTGACAGACCTGATCCGGCGCCTGATGAACGCGGGGTTAAGCTCCATACCCGGTGGCGGGGCCGAAATCCTGGTGGACCGGGTGCGACGGCAGGTTTCGCCTAATAAATGTGGAAGTTCGCAGTGGCTGGAGGTCATGGCCGCGGCCCACCGGCAGGGCTTGAAGACCAGCGCCACCATGATGTTCGGGCACCTGGAGACCCGGGCGGAACGGGTGGAGCATCTCTTCCGGATTCGAGACCTTCAGGACGACACCGGCGGCTTCACCGCGTTCATCCCCTGGACCTATCAGCCCGGGGGCACGGATCTCAAGGGCGAAACCAAGGGCGCGGTGGAATACTTGAAAACGCTGGCCATTTCCCGCCTGGTACTGGACAACGTACCCCATCTTCAGGTTTCCTGGGTGACCCAGGGACCCAAGGTTGCCCAGGTGGCGCTGAAGTTCGGGGCCGATGATTTCGGCTCCACCATGCTGGAAGAAAATGTGGTGGCCGCCACGGGCGTGGGCTTCCGTTTGCAGCGAGAGGAAATCGAAACCTTGATCCGCCAGGCGGGGTATGAGCCGCAGGTGCGGGATCATCGCTACCACTTGTTACCAGAATGA
- the mqnE gene encoding aminofutalosine synthase MqnE — translation MNMPGIQDPALQPIYEKVAAKQRLSREDGYTLFGSFDLLGVGRLAQMVRERLHGNKAYYIYNQHINYSNICVNGCKFCAFGRKAGEAGAYEMSLPEIFIKVEERAHEPITEIHIVGGCHPDLPFTYYLDMLKGIKARRPEVHLQAFTAVEVAHLAQKAEMSVADTLSALKDAGLGSLPGGGAEVFSPRVRSSLCPEKLSPEGWVEVAQAAHRLDLNTNATMLYGHMESVAERVDHLVRLREAQDETGGFLAFIPLAFHPANTGLSELTGPSAIDDLKTLAISRLMLDNFPHIKAFWVMLGPKLSQISLCFGVDDVDGTVMEERITHMAGAQTPQGLTRTQLQAMIREAGCEPVERDTLYRVIAA, via the coding sequence ATGAATATGCCAGGCATCCAGGACCCGGCCTTGCAGCCCATTTATGAGAAGGTGGCAGCAAAGCAGCGCCTGAGTCGGGAAGATGGCTACACCCTGTTCGGAAGCTTTGATCTGCTGGGGGTGGGGCGCCTGGCCCAGATGGTGCGGGAGCGCCTCCACGGCAACAAAGCCTATTACATTTATAACCAGCACATCAACTACTCCAACATCTGCGTCAATGGCTGCAAGTTCTGCGCGTTCGGGCGCAAGGCTGGGGAGGCCGGGGCCTACGAGATGAGCCTCCCGGAAATCTTTATTAAGGTGGAAGAGCGAGCCCACGAGCCGATCACGGAAATTCATATTGTGGGCGGCTGCCATCCCGACCTGCCTTTTACCTATTATCTGGACATGCTCAAAGGGATCAAGGCCCGGCGGCCGGAGGTGCACCTCCAGGCCTTCACCGCGGTGGAGGTGGCCCACCTGGCCCAAAAGGCCGAGATGAGCGTGGCCGATACCCTGTCGGCGCTCAAAGACGCAGGTCTGGGGTCGCTGCCCGGTGGTGGCGCCGAGGTCTTTAGTCCCCGGGTGCGATCCAGCCTCTGCCCGGAAAAGCTTTCTCCTGAGGGCTGGGTTGAGGTGGCCCAGGCGGCGCACCGGCTGGACCTGAACACCAATGCCACCATGCTCTACGGCCACATGGAGAGCGTGGCGGAACGGGTGGACCATCTCGTCAGATTGCGAGAAGCGCAGGACGAGACCGGGGGTTTCCTGGCCTTTATCCCTCTGGCCTTCCACCCGGCCAACACGGGCTTAAGCGAGCTCACCGGCCCCAGCGCCATCGACGATCTTAAGACTTTGGCCATATCCCGCCTCATGCTGGACAACTTCCCCCACATCAAGGCCTTCTGGGTGATGCTGGGGCCCAAGTTGTCTCAAATATCTCTGTGTTTCGGGGTGGACGACGTGGACGGGACGGTGATGGAAGAGCGCATTACTCACATGGCCGGGGCCCAGACCCCCCAGGGCCTGACCCGCACGCAGTTACAAGCCATGATCCGAGAGGCGGGCTGCGAGCCGGTAGAACGGGATACGCTGTATCGGGTGATCGCCGCATGA
- a CDS encoding TetR/AcrR family transcriptional regulator, whose amino-acid sequence MNEESAFSTFRHLPADKQERVLDAALAEFAEQGYQAASLNRVVAKAGIAKGSLYQYFPNKEGIFNYIFRHALKVVRRTLTSVKEETLEENFFVRLERSLLAGVRFSREHPRVFSLYLKIQFDKNMPFRDEFLAAVRRHAAEYFASLVRRAQARGELRPGVPKDALLFLLDAMFDRFLQAVAVPALDVTLDLHQATDEVIHKHVRELISLLREGLMA is encoded by the coding sequence ATGAATGAAGAATCGGCCTTTTCGACCTTTCGGCATTTGCCGGCGGATAAACAGGAGCGGGTGCTGGACGCGGCCCTGGCGGAGTTTGCCGAGCAGGGGTATCAGGCGGCCTCGCTGAACCGCGTGGTGGCAAAGGCGGGCATCGCCAAGGGGTCGCTCTACCAGTATTTTCCCAACAAAGAAGGGATTTTTAACTACATCTTCCGGCACGCCCTCAAGGTAGTGCGGCGCACCCTCACGAGCGTCAAGGAAGAGACCCTGGAAGAGAATTTTTTCGTCCGGCTGGAGAGGTCCTTGCTGGCCGGAGTGCGCTTTTCCCGGGAGCACCCCAGAGTTTTCAGCCTCTATCTCAAAATTCAGTTTGATAAGAACATGCCTTTCCGGGATGAGTTCCTGGCAGCGGTGCGGCGCCACGCCGCGGAATATTTCGCCTCCCTGGTGCGCCGGGCCCAAGCCCGGGGGGAATTGCGCCCCGGCGTCCCCAAAGACGCCCTGCTCTTTCTCCTGGACGCCATGTTCGACCGGTTTCTCCAGGCCGTGGCGGTGCCGGCCTTAGACGTTACCCTGGACCTGCACCAGGCAACCGATGAGGTTATTCATAAACACGTCAGGGAACTTATAAGCCTCCTGCGGGAAGGGTTGATGGCGTAG
- a CDS encoding PEP-CTERM sorting domain-containing protein, translated as MKRNKGIILGLVLALAICWGSWAQASQISFHYDIYCPDTGDWAGSVGPGLYRYFFDPVAGDLLYTPSVPGSFDKEITIPSSFTVYWDTRGTLANKGPDSVTVPLSYILANPIFNKCSLDQTGPLPFTDATWRIIVRQDDTFHGFLFAFADTDLLLHGGEFSPSGVYSFGTSIDIPVTWDDFSPFPDDFHLWRGNGSATIDFDLIVSVYGSTYVPVPGALLLFGSGLFGLAGWRFKFKRA; from the coding sequence ATGAAGAGGAATAAAGGAATTATTCTAGGTTTGGTCCTGGCTTTGGCAATCTGCTGGGGATCATGGGCTCAAGCAAGCCAAATAAGTTTTCATTATGATATTTATTGTCCGGATACGGGAGACTGGGCCGGTAGTGTAGGTCCTGGGTTGTATCGCTATTTTTTTGACCCGGTTGCTGGCGACCTGTTATATACCCCCAGTGTTCCAGGTTCTTTTGATAAGGAAATCACCATTCCCAGTAGTTTTACCGTCTATTGGGATACCAGGGGAACTCTGGCAAATAAAGGCCCAGACTCGGTAACCGTTCCTCTTAGTTATATCTTAGCAAATCCTATTTTTAATAAATGCAGCTTAGACCAGACCGGACCTCTGCCCTTTACGGACGCCACTTGGAGGATCATCGTCCGGCAGGATGATACCTTTCATGGCTTTCTTTTCGCGTTCGCCGATACCGATCTGCTGCTGCACGGTGGAGAGTTTTCACCCAGTGGAGTTTACAGCTTTGGCACATCGATAGACATCCCGGTTACCTGGGATGACTTTTCCCCGTTTCCTGACGATTTTCACCTGTGGCGTGGAAATGGCAGTGCAACAATTGATTTTGATTTGATTGTCAGTGTATACGGATCCACGTATGTGCCGGTGCCTGGTGCCCTGCTCCTATTCGGCTCTGGACTTTTTGGCTTGGCCGGTTGGCGGTTCAAGTTTAAAAGGGCCTGA
- a CDS encoding valine--tRNA ligase yields the protein MAEILEKVYDPQRIEERWYKYWEEQGFFHAKADGAKPGFSIVIPPPNVTGVLHMGHALNNTLQDILVRFKRMDGFDALWMPGTDHAGIATQNVVERQLAAEGKDRHALGREAFIKRVWEWKAKSGGQIITQLKRLGCSCDWSRERFTMDSGLSRAVREVFVRLYEEGLIYKGDYIINWCPRCQTALADLEVEHDPHDGHLYHIKYPLANGEGYITVATTRPETLLGDTAVAVNPEDKRYRKFHGATLSLPILKRTIPVITDSYVALDFGTGALKITPAHDFNDFEVARRHDLPAIKVIDEAGKMTPAAGKYVGMDRFSCREQILKDLKAAGLLAKVEPYTVPVGHCYRCKAVVEPLISKQWFVAVKTLADAAVAAVEDGRTRLLPPNWDKSYYDWMTNIRDWCISRQIWWGHRIPAWTCSACGQVIVSREDPAACPCGGELVQETDVLDTWFSSALWPFSTLGWPDATPELKLFYPTTVLITAFDILFFWVARMMMMGIHFMNEVPFHEVYIHALVRDPEGQKMSKSKGNVIDPLELMDKYGTDAFRFSLAAFAAMGRDVRLSEERIAGYRNFANKIWNACRFTLMNLEGFDAASAAAADNQPLSTVEAWIMSRLQQVITETRTSLDSYAFDQAANVLYQFIWHEFCDWYLELIKPQLYDKDDPATRTRCQSVLLKVLSAVLRLLHPFVPFITEEIWQKLPGEEGSVMVAPYPQPDPALGNPKAEVEMNLVMATITAIRNIRGEMNVPPATQVDVFLHSPETSAVEALSRHQQAIKILARVQELHCNADGGPPAAAAKAVVDQVDIFMPLTGIIDFAEEARRLEKELQKLNKDLDQAQRKLSNEDFLAKAPVEVVAKEKEKLAGWTEKLTKLKTHRERIRELMG from the coding sequence ATGGCCGAAATTCTGGAAAAAGTCTACGATCCCCAGCGGATCGAAGAGAGATGGTATAAGTATTGGGAAGAGCAAGGGTTTTTTCATGCCAAGGCCGACGGCGCCAAGCCCGGCTTTAGCATCGTCATCCCGCCGCCCAACGTCACCGGCGTCCTGCACATGGGCCACGCCCTCAACAACACGCTTCAAGACATCCTGGTCCGGTTCAAGCGCATGGACGGCTTCGACGCCCTGTGGATGCCCGGCACCGACCACGCCGGCATCGCCACCCAAAACGTGGTGGAGCGGCAACTCGCCGCGGAAGGCAAGGACCGTCACGCCCTGGGCCGGGAGGCTTTTATCAAGCGGGTCTGGGAGTGGAAGGCTAAGTCCGGCGGGCAGATCATCACCCAGCTCAAGCGCCTGGGCTGCTCCTGCGACTGGAGCCGGGAGCGCTTCACCATGGACTCTGGGCTTTCCCGGGCGGTTCGGGAGGTCTTCGTGCGCCTCTATGAAGAAGGCCTGATCTACAAGGGCGATTATATCATCAACTGGTGCCCCCGCTGCCAGACCGCCCTGGCCGACCTGGAGGTGGAGCACGACCCCCATGACGGCCATCTTTACCACATCAAGTACCCCCTGGCCAACGGTGAGGGGTACATCACGGTAGCTACCACCCGCCCCGAGACCCTCCTGGGGGACACCGCGGTGGCCGTCAACCCCGAGGACAAGCGCTACCGGAAGTTCCACGGCGCCACCCTGAGCCTCCCGATATTGAAACGCACTATCCCGGTCATCACCGATTCCTATGTCGCCCTGGATTTCGGCACCGGCGCCCTGAAGATCACCCCGGCCCACGACTTCAACGACTTCGAGGTGGCCCGGCGCCATGATCTCCCCGCAATCAAAGTCATCGACGAAGCCGGCAAGATGACCCCGGCTGCCGGCAAATACGTGGGCATGGACCGCTTTTCCTGCCGGGAGCAGATCCTCAAAGACTTGAAAGCCGCCGGCCTCCTGGCCAAAGTCGAGCCTTACACCGTCCCCGTGGGCCACTGCTACCGCTGCAAGGCTGTGGTGGAGCCCCTGATCTCCAAGCAGTGGTTCGTGGCCGTCAAAACCCTGGCGGACGCAGCCGTAGCCGCAGTAGAAGACGGCCGCACCCGCCTGCTCCCCCCCAACTGGGACAAAAGCTATTACGATTGGATGACCAATATCCGGGATTGGTGCATCTCCCGGCAGATCTGGTGGGGCCACCGCATCCCGGCCTGGACCTGCTCCGCTTGCGGCCAGGTCATTGTCAGCCGGGAAGACCCCGCGGCTTGCCCCTGCGGCGGCGAACTGGTCCAGGAAACCGACGTCCTGGACACCTGGTTTTCCTCCGCCCTCTGGCCTTTTTCCACACTGGGCTGGCCGGACGCCACCCCGGAACTCAAACTCTTTTATCCCACTACCGTCCTGATCACCGCTTTCGATATCCTCTTTTTCTGGGTGGCCCGGATGATGATGATGGGGATTCACTTCATGAACGAGGTCCCCTTCCACGAGGTCTACATCCACGCCCTGGTACGGGACCCGGAAGGCCAGAAAATGAGCAAATCCAAGGGCAACGTCATCGATCCTCTGGAGCTCATGGACAAATACGGCACCGACGCCTTCCGCTTTTCCCTGGCCGCGTTTGCCGCCATGGGGCGGGACGTTAGGCTGTCCGAAGAGCGCATCGCCGGCTACCGCAACTTCGCCAACAAAATCTGGAACGCCTGCCGCTTCACCCTCATGAATCTGGAGGGCTTCGACGCTGCATCCGCGGCCGCGGCCGACAATCAACCTCTGAGCACCGTCGAAGCCTGGATCATGAGCCGCCTCCAGCAGGTCATCACCGAGACCCGGACGTCCCTCGACTCCTATGCCTTCGACCAGGCGGCCAACGTACTCTACCAGTTTATCTGGCACGAGTTCTGCGACTGGTACCTGGAACTCATCAAACCCCAACTCTACGATAAAGACGACCCGGCCACCCGAACCCGCTGCCAATCCGTCTTGCTCAAGGTGCTCAGCGCCGTCCTGCGCCTCCTGCACCCCTTTGTGCCATTTATTACTGAAGAAATCTGGCAAAAACTCCCCGGGGAAGAGGGCAGCGTCATGGTGGCCCCCTACCCCCAACCGGACCCCGCCCTCGGCAACCCCAAGGCCGAAGTGGAAATGAATCTCGTCATGGCCACCATCACCGCCATCCGCAACATCCGGGGCGAAATGAACGTGCCCCCGGCCACCCAGGTCGATGTCTTCCTCCACAGCCCCGAGACCAGTGCGGTTGAAGCCTTAAGCCGCCACCAGCAGGCCATCAAAATCCTGGCCCGGGTCCAGGAACTCCACTGCAACGCCGACGGCGGCCCCCCCGCGGCCGCAGCCAAGGCTGTGGTGGACCAGGTGGACATCTTCATGCCGCTCACTGGCATCATCGACTTCGCCGAAGAAGCGCGCCGCCTCGAAAAGGAACTACAGAAACTCAACAAAGACCTGGACCAGGCCCAACGCAAACTGAGCAATGAAGACTTCCTGGCCAAGGCCCCTGTGGAAGTGGTGGCCAAAGAAAAAGAAAAACTCGCAGGCTGGACCGAAAAACTCACCAAACTCAAAACCCACCGGGAACGGATTAGAGAATTGATGGGATGA
- a CDS encoding HNH endonuclease has product MGAFQMFQPGDVISYLEMCRKEDVNLQRGMNFHLRGGLSVILMSLRTGAPYADRIEENGNILIYEGHDIPSFRDGPKPKSVDQPKRNPGGGLTQNGLFYEAAQRHKKQGVQAELVKVYEKIKPGIWVYNGGFKLTDAWQETSNNRQVFKFKLELADEDFVSNITDLKDIDHNRLIPTSVKLEVWKRDKGRCVKCGSQDNLHFDHIIPYSKGGSSLVAENIQILCARHNIAKKDNIE; this is encoded by the coding sequence ATGGGTGCTTTTCAAATGTTCCAACCAGGTGATGTAATTTCTTATTTGGAAATGTGCCGAAAGGAAGACGTAAATCTCCAAAGAGGTATGAACTTCCATTTAAGGGGCGGCTTGAGCGTAATCCTGATGAGTTTAAGGACAGGTGCCCCTTATGCAGATCGTATAGAAGAAAATGGAAACATCTTGATTTACGAAGGGCACGATATTCCATCCTTTAGGGACGGTCCGAAACCAAAATCAGTGGATCAACCCAAAAGAAACCCTGGCGGCGGTTTAACCCAGAACGGCCTTTTTTACGAAGCAGCTCAAAGACATAAGAAGCAGGGAGTTCAAGCAGAACTTGTTAAAGTATATGAAAAGATCAAACCTGGCATCTGGGTTTATAATGGGGGCTTTAAATTAACCGATGCCTGGCAAGAGACAAGCAATAATCGACAGGTATTCAAATTCAAACTAGAATTGGCTGATGAAGATTTTGTCTCGAACATTACCGATCTTAAGGACATCGACCATAATCGGCTAATTCCTACATCGGTAAAGTTGGAAGTCTGGAAGCGAGATAAAGGAAGATGTGTCAAATGTGGCAGTCAAGATAATTTGCATTTCGACCATATCATTCCTTACTCCAAGGGCGGGTCTTCGCTGGTAGCAGAAAATATTCAAATCCTTTGCGCTCGGCATAACATAGCAAAAAAAGACAATATTGAATAA